From Akkermansiaceae bacterium, one genomic window encodes:
- a CDS encoding BlaI/MecI/CopY family transcriptional regulator: MSEPILPALSSAEQTLMDLIWLKQPVTVAELLLHVNAGRENPIMRNTLQTQLARLERKGWLAREGELGALRYRSNVAEEKGRRSLLLELKKRLFGGSTVSMVRCLVEESGITGKEIEELRAMLNSKGKGKGK; the protein is encoded by the coding sequence ATGAGTGAACCCATCCTTCCCGCACTCTCCTCCGCCGAGCAGACGCTCATGGACCTGATCTGGTTGAAGCAACCGGTGACCGTGGCGGAACTCCTGCTCCATGTGAATGCCGGGCGGGAGAACCCCATTATGCGGAACACGCTCCAGACCCAGCTTGCCAGACTGGAGCGGAAAGGATGGCTGGCGAGGGAGGGTGAGCTGGGCGCACTGCGCTACCGGTCGAATGTGGCGGAGGAAAAGGGCCGCCGCAGCCTGCTGCTGGAGCTGAAGAAACGTCTCTTCGGCGGCTCGACGGTTTCGATGGTGAGGTGCCTGGTCGAGGAGTCGGGGATCACCGGCAAGGAGATCGAAGAACTGCGGGCGATGCTGAACTCCAAGGGGAAGGGAAAGGGAAAATGA
- a CDS encoding aquaporin, with protein sequence MNRWLAEACGTFVLVFAGTGAIIVDAVSGGAIGHAGIALVFGLVVAAMIHTFGDVSGAHLNPAVTLAFVVAGRFPARNLPGYVAAQIAGALAASGVLAVLFPGAGTLGETLPAGPVMQSLVLELILTAILMMVILGVSTGAKEKGITAGLAIGSVIAFEAMFAGPISGASMNPARSLAPALVGGNLQHLWLYLVATSLGAVAAVPLCSCIRGKECCGAPTTDP encoded by the coding sequence ATGAACCGTTGGCTGGCGGAAGCGTGCGGAACCTTCGTCCTCGTGTTCGCGGGCACGGGGGCGATTATCGTCGATGCGGTGAGCGGCGGGGCGATCGGCCACGCCGGGATCGCACTGGTGTTCGGCCTCGTCGTCGCGGCCATGATCCACACCTTCGGGGACGTCAGCGGGGCGCATCTCAATCCGGCTGTCACGCTGGCCTTCGTGGTGGCCGGGAGATTTCCAGCCAGGAACCTGCCGGGCTACGTGGCCGCCCAGATCGCCGGGGCACTCGCGGCCAGCGGGGTGCTTGCGGTTCTGTTTCCCGGTGCGGGGACGCTGGGGGAGACGCTCCCCGCCGGGCCGGTGATGCAGTCGCTGGTCCTGGAGCTCATCCTCACCGCCATCCTCATGATGGTGATCCTGGGGGTATCCACCGGAGCGAAGGAAAAGGGGATCACCGCGGGCCTGGCGATCGGTTCCGTGATCGCCTTCGAGGCCATGTTCGCGGGCCCCATTTCCGGAGCCTCGATGAATCCGGCCCGTTCCCTAGCGCCCGCCCTTGTCGGTGGAAATCTGCAGCATCTCTGGCTCTATCTCGTCGCCACCAGCCTCGGCGCGGTGGCCGCCGTTCCCCTCTGTTCATGCATCCGCGGCAAGGAATGCTGCGGAGCACCAACCACCGATCCATGA
- a CDS encoding CRISPR-associated endonuclease Cas3'' yields MASLCATFAGALFPGGDDSAAASGWGYLAGLWHDLGKFPEEWQAYLLSKCDPHEADVNGKLDHATAGARFAVGKHWFAGQVLANVIASHHSGLLDATSGELGKACLDARLKKRDLPEVGDLPVEITSPAIPPFPPFLDRDPFSVGFFTRMLFSCLVDADFLATEAFMDPDRRGVRNRIPDSALPDILERVEVRIREFGEPAPEDVVAVQRKRVAEDCRSAASWPPGLFTLTVPTGGGKTLSSLVFALRHAITHGKKRVIFVVPFTSIIEQNAEVIRSIVDPLRIDSFLPLIEHHSNLSPEHDTERSRLAAENWDAPIIITTAVQFYESLFAAKTSRCRKLHNIANSVVILDEAQTLPVDFLSPCLRVLRELSSHYQTTVVLCTATQPAIRQDEKEFPIGLDGCREIIRDTTALFDALKRVEVVPVGRMSDAELAGRLAGHHQVLCIVNRRRHAQELFRLLGEGEGNFHLSALMCPAHRLEILRTIRGRLQDGLPVRVISTQLIEAGVDVDFPVVYRSLAGLDSIAQAAGRCNRNGHHPLCQTYVFEPEDDGGEAYFRDTAQVAKEVIGLFPDLLGEDAIRSYFDLYYYRQKGRWDSKGIMEGDSFRMEPQDRSLPLKFQYKTVAEKFWLIDGGQVPVIIDFDEKAHVLIEKLRNPAVPLNRDLLRGLQRYTVQIRESERDRNIRSLEAVRDGQFHVLVSRELNYSDGYGLIFDDAEESRKKLII; encoded by the coding sequence GTGGCATCCTTATGTGCCACATTTGCTGGAGCATTGTTCCCGGGGGGAGACGACTCCGCAGCCGCGTCAGGCTGGGGTTATCTGGCCGGATTGTGGCATGATTTGGGTAAATTTCCCGAAGAATGGCAGGCCTATCTGCTCTCAAAGTGCGATCCACATGAGGCGGATGTGAACGGGAAGCTTGATCATGCCACCGCCGGAGCCCGCTTCGCGGTCGGGAAACACTGGTTCGCGGGGCAGGTCCTTGCCAATGTGATCGCCTCCCATCATTCGGGGCTTCTGGATGCGACGTCGGGGGAGCTTGGGAAAGCGTGTCTGGATGCCAGGCTGAAGAAGCGAGATCTGCCGGAGGTGGGGGATCTTCCTGTGGAGATCACATCTCCTGCCATCCCGCCGTTCCCGCCTTTCCTCGACAGGGATCCGTTTTCCGTGGGGTTTTTCACACGCATGCTGTTTTCCTGCTTGGTGGATGCGGATTTCCTGGCGACGGAAGCATTCATGGATCCGGATCGCAGGGGTGTTCGGAACCGAATTCCTGATTCGGCGTTACCGGATATTCTGGAACGAGTGGAGGTGAGGATACGGGAGTTCGGTGAGCCTGCTCCGGAAGATGTGGTGGCTGTCCAGCGAAAGCGCGTCGCGGAGGATTGCCGGTCAGCGGCATCCTGGCCGCCGGGCCTTTTCACCCTCACGGTGCCCACTGGGGGAGGGAAGACTCTTTCGTCGCTCGTGTTCGCCCTCCGCCATGCGATCACACACGGAAAGAAGCGGGTGATCTTCGTGGTTCCCTTCACCTCGATCATCGAACAAAACGCGGAGGTCATCCGCAGTATCGTCGATCCGCTCCGCATCGACTCTTTCCTCCCGCTCATCGAGCACCATTCGAACCTTTCGCCGGAGCACGATACGGAGCGTTCCCGGCTGGCTGCGGAAAATTGGGATGCGCCGATCATCATCACGACGGCGGTGCAATTCTACGAATCCCTTTTCGCCGCGAAAACTTCCCGATGCCGCAAGCTCCATAACATCGCGAACTCCGTGGTGATCCTGGATGAGGCGCAGACCCTGCCGGTCGATTTTCTCAGTCCCTGCCTCCGTGTGCTACGTGAGCTTTCCTCACATTACCAGACGACGGTGGTGCTATGTACCGCCACGCAGCCGGCCATCCGGCAGGATGAAAAGGAGTTTCCCATAGGCCTGGACGGCTGCCGGGAGATCATCCGGGACACCACTGCACTCTTCGATGCGCTGAAGCGGGTGGAGGTGGTCCCGGTCGGCAGGATGTCTGATGCAGAGCTTGCCGGACGTCTGGCAGGGCATCATCAGGTGCTGTGCATCGTCAACCGCAGGAGGCACGCGCAGGAGTTGTTCCGCCTGTTGGGCGAAGGTGAGGGGAATTTCCATCTTTCCGCGCTCATGTGCCCGGCGCATCGCCTGGAGATCCTCCGCACAATCCGGGGAAGGCTTCAGGACGGCCTGCCGGTTAGGGTGATCTCCACCCAGCTCATCGAGGCGGGTGTGGATGTGGACTTTCCGGTGGTTTATCGGTCGCTCGCCGGGTTGGACTCCATCGCGCAGGCGGCAGGCCGGTGCAACCGCAACGGACACCATCCCCTTTGCCAAACCTATGTTTTCGAGCCGGAGGATGACGGAGGTGAAGCCTATTTCAGGGACACGGCGCAAGTTGCCAAGGAGGTCATTGGGCTCTTTCCCGATCTCTTGGGTGAAGATGCGATCCGGAGCTACTTTGACCTGTACTACTACCGCCAGAAGGGCCGGTGGGACTCCAAGGGGATTATGGAAGGGGACAGTTTCCGCATGGAACCCCAAGACCGTAGCTTGCCACTCAAATTCCAATACAAAACCGTCGCGGAGAAGTTTTGGCTGATCGATGGAGGTCAGGTTCCTGTCATCATTGATTTCGATGAGAAGGCCCACGTGCTGATTGAAAAACTGCGTAATCCGGCTGTCCCGCTGAACAGGGATCTACTCCGCGGGCTACAGCGATACACCGTCCAGATTCGTGAGAGTGAGAGGGACCGGAACATCCGTTCGCTTGAGGCGGTGCGGGACGGACAGTTCCATGTCCTGGTTTCCAGAGAATTGAATTATTCGGATGGGTATGGGCTGATTTTTGATGATGCGGAAGAGTCACGAAAGAAACTGATCATATGA
- a CDS encoding arsenate reductase ArsC — protein MLRSTNHRSMKPTLLVLCTGNSCRSHLAEGILKSALGNAFRIESAGSKPAGYVHPLAIRALAEIGIDISSHRSKHLDEFLADDIETVITVCGNADQACPMFPGQMNRHHFPFDDPAHATGSEEEQMTVFRRVRDEIRAVFTAYAEGRKDGLKSNERQKS, from the coding sequence ATGCTGCGGAGCACCAACCACCGATCCATGAAACCAACCCTACTTGTGCTCTGCACCGGCAACAGCTGCCGCTCCCACCTCGCCGAAGGCATCCTGAAGTCCGCCCTCGGCAACGCCTTTCGCATCGAAAGCGCCGGCTCAAAGCCCGCCGGTTACGTCCACCCGCTGGCCATCCGCGCGCTCGCGGAAATCGGCATCGACATCAGCTCCCACCGCTCGAAGCACCTGGACGAGTTCCTGGCGGACGACATCGAGACGGTGATCACGGTCTGCGGAAATGCGGACCAGGCCTGCCCCATGTTCCCCGGTCAGATGAACCGCCACCATTTCCCGTTCGATGACCCTGCCCACGCCACCGGCAGCGAGGAGGAACAGATGACTGTGTTCCGCCGTGTCAGGGATGAGATCCGGGCCGTCTTCACCGCCTATGCGGAGGGAAGAAAGGATGGCCTCAAATCCAATGAACGCCAGAAATCATGA
- the cas5c gene encoding type I-C CRISPR-associated protein Cas5: protein MGKFGIFLKVSGDYALFSRPEMKVERVSYDVMTPSAARGILEAIYWKPQIRWTIDEIHVLNPIRFTNIRRNEIASKISVKGASGVNAAMKNPEIRPTLDVAGDRQQRASLLLKDVAYLIRAHIRVLDPRVEKGGAPSPENEAVGKHLDMFKRRARKGQAFHQPYFGCREFPVRFELIEDESDIPPPDVSLMGPKDLGFMLHDIEFDADRSTNRVRSTTPHFFRPVMTDGVIHVPELPFAIRP, encoded by the coding sequence ATGGGTAAGTTTGGCATATTTCTCAAAGTTTCCGGAGACTACGCCCTGTTTTCGCGGCCGGAGATGAAGGTGGAGCGCGTTTCTTATGATGTGATGACGCCTTCCGCCGCCCGGGGCATTCTGGAGGCAATCTATTGGAAGCCACAGATCCGGTGGACCATTGATGAGATCCATGTGCTGAACCCGATCCGGTTCACCAATATCCGCCGCAATGAGATCGCGTCGAAAATTTCGGTGAAGGGCGCATCCGGGGTGAATGCGGCGATGAAGAACCCGGAGATACGACCTACCCTGGACGTGGCGGGTGACCGCCAGCAGCGGGCGTCCCTTTTGCTCAAGGATGTTGCCTACCTGATCCGGGCGCACATCCGGGTGCTGGACCCGCGGGTGGAAAAGGGCGGCGCTCCATCGCCGGAGAATGAGGCGGTGGGCAAACACCTGGACATGTTCAAGCGGCGGGCGCGGAAAGGGCAGGCATTCCACCAGCCGTATTTCGGCTGCCGGGAGTTCCCGGTGCGTTTCGAACTCATCGAGGATGAATCGGACATTCCTCCGCCTGATGTCTCACTCATGGGGCCGAAGGATCTCGGCTTCATGCTCCATGACATTGAGTTCGATGCGGACCGTTCCACCAACAGGGTCCGCTCCACCACACCGCATTTCTTCCGTCCCGTGATGACGGACGGCGTGATCCACGTGCCGGAACTCCCATTCGCCATCAGGCCATGA
- a CDS encoding winged helix-turn-helix transcriptional regulator yields the protein MPSVVELNKALADRTRWRIVRMAMNEPLCVCELADVLGMPQSSVSSHVQIIRKAGLLESEKAEKWTYFRVRSTYLKLLLKMVELFPDGAKECQEDEARLESRLAQRRDSCCPGPKLLKSRKTSTTTTKP from the coding sequence ATGCCATCGGTTGTCGAACTGAACAAAGCGCTCGCGGACCGGACCCGCTGGAGGATCGTCCGAATGGCGATGAACGAGCCTCTCTGCGTCTGCGAGCTGGCGGATGTGCTGGGGATGCCGCAGTCCTCCGTGTCCAGCCATGTCCAGATCATCCGCAAGGCGGGGCTGCTGGAGAGCGAGAAGGCGGAGAAGTGGACCTACTTCCGCGTGCGCTCCACCTACCTGAAGCTGTTGCTGAAGATGGTGGAGCTGTTTCCCGACGGGGCGAAGGAGTGCCAGGAGGATGAAGCACGCCTGGAAAGCCGGCTCGCACAACGTCGGGACAGTTGCTGCCCGGGGCCGAAACTCCTCAAGAGCCGGAAAACTTCCACCACCACTACCAAGCCATGA
- a CDS encoding arsenate reductase ArsC has translation MKRSVLFICVHNSARSQMAEGLLNHFCPDHFVAESAGLEEGALNPYAVLAMAEIGIDISAKSTRRAFDVVKTGKVFAHAISLCEEASEGRCPVLPRHGFRHHWEFPNPALNEGGDDEKLERMRQVRGLISTKIQAWCDEQCGIAAR, from the coding sequence ATGAAGAGGAGCGTGCTATTCATCTGCGTCCACAACAGCGCCAGAAGCCAAATGGCAGAAGGGCTTCTCAATCACTTCTGTCCTGATCACTTTGTTGCCGAAAGTGCTGGCCTTGAAGAGGGAGCCTTGAATCCATACGCGGTCCTGGCGATGGCCGAAATCGGGATCGATATTTCGGCCAAGTCAACACGCCGTGCTTTTGATGTCGTCAAAACGGGGAAGGTGTTCGCTCATGCGATCTCACTTTGCGAAGAGGCAAGCGAAGGTCGTTGTCCCGTTCTCCCTCGTCACGGTTTCAGGCATCATTGGGAATTTCCCAATCCTGCTCTGAACGAAGGTGGTGACGATGAGAAGCTTGAACGGATGCGGCAGGTTAGAGGCCTGATCTCCACCAAAATTCAGGCGTGGTGCGACGAGCAATGTGGAATCGCAGCACGATAA